The DNA region CGATGCCGACATCCGCCAGCACAGCTGCGCGCCGGTCCCGGCGGCCGCCTGCCACAGCTTCCAGGAGGCGAAGTTCCGGTCGGCCAGCACCAGCATCCCGCTGTCGAGCGCGGGCAGCAGATCGACGGCCAGGGTCTGCTCGCCGGTGCTGGACGGCCCATGGGCGGCGGCCAGCAGCACCCGGGTTCCGGACTCGGCCAGCACCAGCGCCCGCAGCTGCGGATACGGATTCTGCGACCTGCTGCCGTTGCCACCACGGCCGAAGAACCCCTCGTTCGCCGCCGTGTCCGGCACATCCAGGGTGAACCCGTCGACCGTCACCACCCGCAGCCCGGCATGAAAGACCCCGGGCGTCACAGGCGTCCCCGCCGGCACCGTCGTCCGCGCAAACAACAGCTTGAACGGCTCCGCGCCCAGCTTCGCCTTCGCCTTCGTGATCGATCCCGTTCCCGGAGCCTGCCAGTCTCCCCAGCCGCCACCCGTCAACGCCTGCGCATCGGCCAGCCTCGACAGCACCAACCCGTACCCCGACCGCATGAACAGCCAGCACGCCAGCGTGAATACCATCATCAACCGAGCCGGCAGCCGCCGATACCGGACCTCCCGCACCCCTGCCGCCTCGATCACCTCATCCAGCACCGCCGCCGGGAACGACCGTGCCAGCACCCCGATCGAGACCCGATCAGGCAACCGCTCCTCCGCCGACCTCACCTCACGCGTCACACCAGCCACAAACAGAGACTACACCCATGTAACTCTAAAGAAGCGACATTGGGGGGCGGTCCGTCCGGTACTGGCTTGGGCACCGGCGACACAAGTTGGGGGGTTACGGGTGAGTTGAGGCGTTACGGGTAGGTGGGCATGCAGGCCGCAGATCACGGCGAGCGCCCTCGCTGGCTGCAAACCACGAGTCGGGTCATACACTCCTTCGAGCATGTCTGTCGATCCGGAAAAAGGGGGTGTCGTGGGAGTCATCGACGACTTTGTGAGCCAGTACGAGCGTCAGTTCGACTACTGGGAGGCGCTGGCGCATACCGCCCAAGGTCTCCTCGAAGCGGATCTCGCCAGTTCAGGGGTTCGCGCCATTGTGACGAGTCGAGCGAAGTCGGTGGATCGATTGATTGAGAAGTTGCGGCAGCGCAGTCAAAATCAGCCCTACGGCTCCGTCGCTGAAATTGGCGAGGACATTGCGGACCTAGCTGGAGCACGCGTAGCACTCTACTTTCCCGGTCAGATGGAGGAGGTCGAACGGGTTATCCGCGACACGCTTGATGTGAGGAAGGCTAAGCGGTTTCCCTCCATAGAGCCCGTACCGAAGACCGCTGCCGAGACCGATGCGACGAGTCAAGGTCCGTCATCGCCTGGGGACACCGATAAGCACCGGCAACGATTTCCGGGCTACGGCGCGCGGCACTTCCGAGTCTTCATCCCTGCGTCTCGACTGAGCGTCGGGCAAGAGCGCTACGGGTCAGCAATCGTCGAGGTTCAAGTGGCGTCGGTCCTGATGCATGCGTGGTCGGAGGTCGAGCACGACTTGGTCTACAAGCCGCTAGAAGGTGGCCTATCGCCGTCGGAACATGCCCTCCTTGATCAGCTGAACGGGCTGGTGGTCGCGGGCGAGATTGCCCTTGAACAACTGCAAAAGGCTGGGGACGCGCGCGTCGCTGCCGCCGCGACGCCGTTCCGAGACCACTACGAGCTCGCGGAGTTCCTCCGAACCCGCCTTTCCGCGCTAGGCGCCTCACTCACCGACGCGACCTTGGGTCGGGTTGACGTCCTGTTCGAGTACCTTGTCGAGCAGGGAGTCGCCACTGCTTCGTCGGTAGAGCCCTACCTCGATCTACTCGAGCGGGACTTCGAACGTCGGCCAGTAGCTGATCAATTAGCAGACCTCATGCTCGCCGGAGACAAGTCTCGGTACGACGCCTACCTAAGAGCAATGTCGACGTCGCGTCACGCCTCGAAACGCCGTCGCACTACCGTTGATAGCTTGCTGGCAGACTCACCGGAGACGTTGGCAGTCGGAGAATTCATCGCTGCATGGGTGCTGTTTGAGACCCTACTGAGGGACGTTGTGGGAGATGAGGGGGAGCGGCTTGCTCCCCTACCGACTCTGGCTAAGCGACTGGCAGCGAGGAAACTAATTTCTCCGCAGCAGTTCCGTGAACTCGAATTTATGCGCCAATTGCGCAACCGAGTTGTTCACGGGGGGTCGAAAGACCTTCCTCCTGAGCGACTGCGAGAAGCGGCTGCTTGGTTGCGCATTCTGACAGCAGACATCGATAGCAAGGCCGCCTAAGCATCCCTTTGGGAGCGCCTCGGATAAACCGGCGAGGGGGGCCGCGCAGGCAGACGCGGCGCCTCTGGCGCGCGCCCATAAACGGGCGACGCGGGTGAAATTCCTAGTTGCCGGTCCTTTCGCCGAGCAACTGGTAAGTAGGGTGGTTCTGCCGAGTGCTTTGGCTCCCGACGTTTGCGGATCGACACGCTAGCGCCGACATGTCGTCTCGCGACACGCCCTGGGCCTGACTCTGGCGGGCCGTGGAACGAATGATGATCAGACGTACGTCATGCTGCGCCGCCCGTGGCGCCCGTCTATTACGGTTGGCGGATGGAGCAGCCCTTTCGTATCGGGTCGGGGCACGACGTGCACGGTCTGTTCGCGGGTCACACGCTGGTTCTTGGCGGTGTCGTCGTGCCGTCGCCTTCCGGGTTCGACACTCACTCAGATGGAGACGTGCTCAGCCACGCCCTGGTCGACGCGCTCGCAGGTGCCATCGCGGACGGCGACCTTGGCACGCACTTTCCCGAGGACGACCCAGCGGCCCAAGACGCGCGCAGCCTTGACTTCGTAGGGCATCTAGCTGGCCTGGTCAGAGCGGCCGGATATGAGATCGCCAACGTGGACACCTTCGTGGTCCTAGGAACGACCAAGCTGCGACCGCATCTAGAGGCGATGCGCATAAACCTCTCCGATGCTTTAGGCGTCGACCTGTCTCAAGTGTCCGTGAAGGCACGGTCAAACGACGGATTCGGCGACGCCGGCACGGGTCGTGCATGTGAAGCCTGGGCGACCGTCTTGATCTATCCCGCGAGTGCTTGAGGACTTGCCTCCGCCTCATCTATCGGGATGGCGGTTTCCCAGACGTCATCGAAGCTGCGCCGGTATGCGTCGAACCATGTGCTGCCTTCGATGCGTCGAAGGTGGAGCACCGGATTCGCTGACCCAGGCGCACCCCAGATGTGTGGATTGGCGAGGAGGACGTCATCGAAGCGGAACAGCGATGCGTAGACGCCGACCCTGTGAAGTCGTATTTCGCAGCCCGCGACGGGGGTCAGCGGCCGGTAGTAGGTGAGTGCCGCCCGGACCTTGTGGGCAAGGGTTCCTCGCAGACCATCTTCGCGGTCCCTAATCTCGACCGCATCGCTGGTGGGGTCGGCCCAGCAGAGGCGCACGCCGACCCCTGCTGCTGCCCTCTCGGCCAGCATGTCGGCGATCCGCGGGTTGACGTTCGCGAGGAATGTTCCCGCGAAGACCAGGACGTCAATGCTGCGGGTCGCAGTTCCCAGCAGCTGGAGCCACGTGTCGCGTGGAACAGACGACCGGTCCGGATACACCCTCACCAGTTCGGACTCGACAGACTCGACCCGCTGCTCTGGGGTGGGCTCATCAAGTAGTTCAGGCCAGAGATAGACCTCGTCCACATCGAGTGTCTGAGCCACGAGCCATCGCGTCTCTCGATGGGGCGTACGGCCAGAGTTGATCCAGCGCTCGACCGTCTTGGCGTTCACGTCGCAGGTTCGGGCGAGCTTCGAAGGGGTGAACCCCCGGCGCAGCATCGTGGATCTCAGCCGCTCATTCATTCCATTAGTACACGGGACGTATCAGGCCATGTCAAGGACGCGGAAGGACGTTCTTCTCGACGCTACAGTGATCGGGTGCCGCGCGTGATCCTCTGGGACATCGATCACACGCTGATCGAGAACTCTGGCGTGAGCAAGGAGATCTACTCGACGGCGTTCGAGCTTCTAACCGGGCGTGTGCCTCGACATGCCGCCCGAACGAACGGTCGAACGGATCTGGCGATCATGGAGGCGATGCTGGTAGAGAACGGAATCAGCGACGTCGAATGGGTGGACACGGCTGACGCCCTCCAGCGCGCGGGCGCCGTACACCGTGCAGCTTTGGCTGCCAGAGGCGCTGTGCTTCCAGGAACGGTCGAGTTGATCACTGCTCTGGCGTCTCGTCCACCCGTGGTGCAGACGGTGGTGACGGGGAACATTCGGGCTAATGCGGAAGTCAAGCTCAAGGCACTTGGCCTCGGAGACCACTTCGATCTTGACGTCGGCGGCTACGGCTCTGATCACATGGAGCGTTACCGGCTGGTGCAGATCGCGCGCCAGCGTACGGCCGCGAAATACGGGCCGCAGTATGGCGAACCGCACTGCGCGATTGTCGTCGGTGACACCCCCAGAGACATTGAGGCAGCGAAGCGTGGGGGTGCAGAAGTCCTAGCCGTTGCCTCGGGCCTGTACAGCGCAGATGAGCTGCGAGCGGCAGGCGGGCTACTCGTCGTCCAAGACCTGGCCGACACGAGTGAACTGCTCCGGCTCCTCGACCTGACGTAGGACATTTCGGGACACGTCGCCTTCGTCCTCGGGCGTCCCCTGACGTCCGAACTGCCCGTCCGCGAAGTTTCGGCGTCCCCTACCCCTCGGTTCTCCTGGATGCATGCCCAGAAAGGGCGATCACAGGAGGTGGAGAGATGGCGGTTCAAGGTCCGTTCCAGGTGGTGTTCGAGCAGGTGTTCCCGCACGGGCTCGGTGTCGTGGGCGCGGTAGCGCCGATGGCGGATTTCGACGCGTCGACGCGGGAGAACCGGGTGCAGGCGAGGGACAAAGACACCGGTCTGCCGGTGTGGGTGGTCGACGTGATGGATTTCGACCCCGACGCACGGGAGCGGACGTTCAAGGTCAAGATCACCGCCGACATCGAGCCGGTCGTGCCGCCGGTGGTGGCGGGGACCCCGGTGCGTCCGGTGGTGTTGGACGGGCTGACCGTGACCCCGTACCTGAAGGAGGTCGGCAACGGTCGGCAGAAGATCGCGTACTCGTTGCGGGCAGCGAGCATGGCGGCACCCCGGCAGCGGACGACCGATCCGAAGGCGGCCTGAGCCATGGCTGCCGAAGCGACGTTGCAGACGATTCTGCAACTGAGCGAGACGGCCAGGTTCGGGGTGGAGGCACGGGCCCGATCCGGTCGGCCGTTCGTGCTGCTGCGGTGCCCAGCAGGGTTGTCGTTGGTGACCGGCGACGTCGCGGCGTTGGACGCGTTGGCGACCGCGGTGATGGATGCCCGAGCCGCGTTGCTAACCGCCTGCGGGCAGGTGTGGCGGTGCGGGGAGGACAGCCCCGACGTGCTGCAGCGCCGCTACACCGCTCTCGGGCTCGGCTGGCGTGACCCGATCGAGGAAGAGTCGCCGGGGCGGGAGGAACCGACCCGGCGGATGCCGGGTGAGCCTCCGGACGGGATCTCCGACTGGCTGAGTGTGGAGGAAGCCTCCGAGCTGAGCGGGGTGGCGGTCACGACGTTGAAGAACGGGGAGTGGCGACGTGCCCACGGCCTGGTCGCGGACAAGGACAGCCGGCATCGGCTCACGTTCCGTCGTGAGGACGTGGTCGCGCTCGGCCCGCCGCGGGGTCGGGGACGGCCAGCAGCATGACCACCCCGGTCGCCTCCTGGGGCGGGTCCGTGATCACCGGGATCCGGTGGATCGTGCGTGGTCTGCGAACCGGTCTGGGCGAGGTGTGGTGGTGGATCGGCGGCGGACTGCGGTTCGTGCGCCGGGCACCAGCTCGGGCCCTGGCCTGGACGGCTGGCACGGTCTACGGCTACCTCCATCAGACCTGGCTTCTCCTGACCGCGCTGGTCGTGGCTGTGGTGCCGGCGTTGTGGGCCAGGTGCTGGCCGACCTCGTACCTGCGGCTCGTGGTGCATCCGGCGTGGCGGCGTCGCATCCGCCGCTCCCTTCGTCGGACGTGGCCGATGTTGATGGAGCGATCCGGGCTCGGACGGCGGGTGATCGGCAAGGACGGCACCGAACTCCACACACCTGCGCTCGGCCGCAGCCGGTGGGAGGACCCCGACGTGCTCGTGGTGACACCGCAGCTGATGGTCGGGCAGACCGTCGAGGACCTCGTCGCCGTCTCGGAACGACTGCGGACCACCGTCGGGTCCCGGCAAATCCGGATCATCCCCAACGACACCCACACCGGCTGCACGGTCCGGTTCCTGTTCGCCGACCCGCTCGCGGCGGTGGTGGAGGCCAGGTTCCCATCCCCGAACCTGGCAGCCACCATCACAACAGCCGAGATGGGTGTGACTGAGGACGGGCAGCCCTGGCGTGTTCCTATCCCGGTCTCGACGTTGACGGCCGGGTGCACCGGATCGGGCAAGGCGTCGGCGATGTGGATGCTGCTGCTGAACCTCGCCCCCGCCATCCGGTCCGGGCTCGTCCAGGTCTACGGCGTCGACTTGAAAGGCGGGATGGAGCTCGGGCTGGGCACTCGCCTGTTCACCCGCTACGCCACCACCCCCGACCAGGCTGTGGTCCTGCTCGAGGACGCCGTCCAGGCCATGACCGCCAGGGCCGCCACCCTGGCCGGCCACGCGAGAAGCCACACCCCGTCGACGGCTGCGCCGCTGGTCCTGGTGCTCATTGACGAGCTGGCGATGCTGACCTCATACCTGTCGAACCAGCGGGAACTGTTCCAACGCGCTGACAAGGCGCTGCGGGCGCTGCTGGGCTTGGGTCGGGCGCCGGGGTTCGTGGTCTGGGGGTTCCTGCAGGACCCCCGCAAGGACACCGTCCCGCAACGGCACATGTTCACCCAGACCATCGCCCTCCGCCTCCGCGAACGCGAGGAAGTCGCGATGGTGCTCAGTGATGGTGCTGTCGCGGCCGGCGCTGCCTGCCACAAGATCCCGAGAACGACACCCGGTGTCGGCTATGCGCTGACCGAGGACGGCGACGTCACCCGAGTCCGGTGCGCGTTCGTGCCCGACGACATGATCCGCGCCCTCGCCGCCCACTTCCGGGCACCCGTCCAGATCCCGATCCACGCACCCGAACTCGCACCCGATGCCGCGCCCAAGTCGCGGACCCGCACCGCCAGGAGCCGATCATGATCACTGCCCATCACACCGCCACAGCTGCTGCGGAGACTCCCGACCTGGTCACGCTCTCGGGTCGCGCCGTGGCCGGGCTGGTCGAGCTGCTGGACCACTGCCACGCCTTCCTCGACACCCACCAGACCGCACGGGTCGCGTTGGAGGAGTACTGCCTGACCTCACCCGCAGGGGTCACGCCGGCCTGGGTGATCGACCGGCTCGCCTGGCAGGCGCTGCTGCTGAGGTTGCAGCTTGTCGAGCAAGCCGAGGAGGACCGCCGTGGCTGATCCGCTGCGGCTGGCCGACCCGCTCGCGTTAGTCACCGGGGCAATGGCCCGCGAGGTCGCCGCCGCGCAGGGTGTCTGCGGACGGCCACTGATCCGCCGTGTGCTGGACCGCGACACCGGCACGGACACGCAGGTCGCGATCCCGTGCGGCTCGACCCGGGAGCGGGCTTGTCCGTCGTGTGCGGCGAAGGCTCGACGGCTACGGATCCAGCAGTGCGCCGAAGGCTGGCACCGCGACACCGAACCCGAGACGCCCGGCGACCACGACGCGGACGACGGCGACAGCGACCAGGTGGACGAGGACGACTGCGCTGGCGGTGAGGCAGAGTCGCGGCGGGCGCGGTCGACCAGACGACGCTCCGACGCACCGGACCTGCCTCGGGTGCCGGTCGAGGACCGCACCGTGGGTCGGACCTACGTTTCTCCGGAGGGTCGGGAGTATCGGCCGTCGATGTTCTTGACCCTCACTCTGCCGTCGTATGGGGCGGTACGGGCGGGTGCGCCGGTTGATCCGGGCACGTACGACTACCGTCGTGCTGCGTTGGATGCGGTGGTGTTTCCGCGGCTGGTGGACCGGTTCTGGCAGAACCTGCGTCGGGTCGCCGGCTACCGGGTGCAGTACTTCGCCGCCGTGGAACCGCAGCATCGGTTGGCGCCGCATCTGCACGCAGCGATCCGCGGGACGATCCCGCGCCAGGTGATCAAGCAGGTGGTGCGGGCGACCTACGTTCAGGTGTGGTGGCCGTCGTTCGAGACACCGGTCTACGTGTATCGCAGACCCCGGTGGGACGGCCACGACTACTGCGATCCCGACACCGGGCAGCTCTTGCCGACCTGGCAGGACGCCCTGGACCAGGTCGACCCCGACACCCCTGCGCATGTGGCCCGGTTCGGGAAGCAGCTGGACATGGCTGGGATCGTCGCCCCGTCGGTCGATGCGGACCGGGCGATCCGGTATCTGACGAAGTACCTCACCAAGTCCATCGCCGACGCCTACACTCCGACCGACGACGACACTCCGGCCGATCCCCGCTACGCCGCGCACATCGACCGGCTGCATGCCGAGCTGCAGTACCTGCCCTGTGGTGAGCGGTGCGCGAACTGGCTCCGCTACGGCATCCAACCGATGGATGCCGGACCTGGTCTTATCGCTGGTCGGTGTGGCGGGAAGGCCCATGACTGGGACCATCTCGGGCTTGGCGGCCGCCGTGTCCTCGTCTCCCGGCAGTGGTCCGGGAAGACCCTGGCCGAGCATCGCGCCGACCGGGCGACCGTCGTCCGCGAAGCCCTGGAAGCGGCGGGGATGCTCGGTCCGGAGATCGAACGCATGGCCGCCACGGTCCTGGCGAAGGACGGCAAACCTCGGTTCGTGTGGACCGACACTCGACCCGACGCGGCCACCTACATTCGCCTGGTCTTGGCCGCTGTCGCCGAACAACGGCGTTGGCGGACGGAGTACCAGGCCGCCAAGGAAGCAGCAGCGGCGCCTGTGGACAACCGTTCAGCAGCGCCACCGTGAGCTGACAGGCAGTGACCCGCACCAAGCGCGCTGGCAGGGCCCATTCCTTGGCCTCCCCCGATGACCAGCCGCCTGTGGTCGGAGGTTCGGTCGTCAAGGGTGAAGCGGAGCGAATCCGTAGGACACGAAGTGCCCTTGACGAGTGGACCGGAGAGCACATTCTCCGAAGTCGGGGGAGGCCGAGAACCCAACCACGCAGAGAGGCGAGTTCGATGGAGAAGATGCTGTTCACCGTTAGGGAGACGGCGGAGATGTTGAGTGTGAGCCGGAATCGGGTCTACGAGCTGATCTATGCCGAGCAGTTGGCGTCGATCAAGATCGGGCGCTCCCGTCGGGTGTCGCGGGCCTCGATCCTCCGGTTCGTGGAGTCGGCAACTCCTGCGACATGAGTGGTCGGCGCGCTGCCGGTGAAGGATCGATCTACCGGCTGGATGATGGGTCGTGGCGGGGTGTTGTTGATCTTGGTTGGCATGGCGGGAAGCGGCGTCGGCGGTATGTCCGGGGCCGTACCAAGGTTGAGGTGACGGGTGCGATTCGTCGGCTGGCGCTGGAGGCTGAGGAGGGTCGGCTGCGACCCGGGCGGGCTCCGACATTGGGTGTCTGGTTGGAGCGGTATCTGACGGAGGTGGCTCCGGCGACGGTGCGGCCGAACACGGTGCATCGGTATCGCCAGGAGGTCCGGCTCTACATAGGGCCGGCGTTGGGGAAGGTGCCGCTGGACAAGCTACGGCCGGACCAGATCTCGGCGTTCTACCAGGATCAGTTGACGCGCATTTCGGCGGGGAGTGTGCGGCGGCTGCATGCGTTGCTGCGGCGGGCGTTGACGGTGGCGGTGCGGTGGCAGTTGGTGGGGTGGAACCCGGTCACGGCGGTTGATCCGCCGTCGTTGTCGCGGCTGGAGGTGCAGCCGTACAGCGAGGAAGAGACACGCCAGCTCTTGGCTGCCGTAGCCGGGTCGCGGTTCGAGGCCCGGTGGCTGCTGGGGGTGATGTCGGGGATGCGGCAGGGCGAGGTGCTGGGCTTGGCGTGGCAGGACGTCGACCTGGTCGAGGGGACGGCGCGGGTGCGTCAGGCTCTGCAGTACCAGCCGGGCAATGGGTTGCAGTTGGTGCCGCCGAAGACGGCGCGGTCTCGGCGGACGGTCCCGCTCCCCCAGGTCACCGTGGACGCCCTGCGGTTGCTCCAGGTGCGGCAGGCCGAGAGCAGGGTCAAGGCTGGGGAGTTCTGGGAGGACTGGGGTCTGGTGTTCTCCACGGAGGTCGGGACGCCGATCCACCCGCGCAACGACTACCGCGACTTCCAGCTGATCGTCGAGCGCGTGGGTCTTCGTCGGATTCGGCTGCATGATCTGCGGCATACGGCGGCGTCGCTGATGCTGGCTCAGGGGGTGCCGGCGCGAGTGGTGATGGAGGTGCTGGGGCACTCTCAGATCTCGATCACGCTGAACACGTACACGCATGTGTCGGCGGGCTTGTCGCGTGAGGCAGCGGACCGGATGCAGCTGCTGCTCGGCGGGGCCTCGGAGGTCGTGGCTGCCAGTTTGGCTGCCGAAGCCGCACCTTCAGCGGATGAAGTCGATGGTGCCGATAGTAAAAGTGGTGCTGACTAGGGCTTTTGGTGGAGCCGCCTTGGGGATTTGAACCCCAGACCTACGCATTACGAGCGAGTCCTGCGACTGATGGCTGGCGATGGATAGGCGTGCCACGGCGTCGATCCTGTTGTTCCTCCAGGTGTCGCGATGGGTATCGCTGGATCGACGGGGACATGTCGGGGACACAGACATCGTCGCCGCTGCCGCCTCAGTCGCCCGATAGCTGCGCAGGGCATTGATGCACAAGTGCGAGTCGATGCGGGGCGGGTCGGTGACGTGGCGGGTGGTGAGGACGGGGGGCAGGCCGTGACCTGCTCCTGCCCTTCGACCCTTTGGGCAATCCACCCGCGCCTAGAACTATAGGTCTTGACCGATATCGGATAGAACCGATATAGTAGGTGCCAGAGCAGACAAAGACCCCGTCAAGGGGTCAACCTTCGCGGGGTCTGAATGCGTTGCGAGCGCACTGACGACTCTAGCGGACTCGGGCCGCCCGACGCCATGGGCAGTCCCGAGAGTCTTGGTGATGCTCGGTTAGGGGGTGGAGAAATGGCGAAGGGCAATAAGCCGGGAACCCCGGCTCCTACGTCTGGGCAGTACAGGCCTGTTGGTGGTGGCCCCGAGGTGACCGTGCCGAAGGGTCACCGCTTGCCGCCGGGTCCTCGACCTGGCGTCACGTGGGTGAACGTCGATCCGACCAAGAACAAGAGCGGACGCAAGTAGCACGATGATCGAGGTGCGTGCGGCGTCCGCGCACCCGATTTTCTGTACTGCGGGAAGTATGCGGCAGGGGTGCGTTAATCTCTGTGCCACTTCCAGGCAGTGAGCGTGAAGACGACGGACGGAGCCGATGGCGAAACAGCACCAGGGCTACGAAGATTGGCGTTGGTGGTCTTCGCGAGCGGACGGACGCGCAGCTGCGAAGAAGGAGTTCGAGAAGCTTCCTGTGGGCATCCAGGGTGAGTTCTTGGGCATCATGAGCAGGTGGCTCTCACAGACGCATGCGAGGCACGAGTACGACAGCCTTGGTCGCGGTCTCCACGAGTTGCGAGTGCGCGAGGGCAACAATCACTTCCGGGTGCTCTTCGCCATCGAAGGTCGCTTGTGCATCGCTCTTAGCGCCTTCTATAAGAACCAGCAGCAGCTGCCGAAGAAGGAAGGCGAGACGGCTCGCAAGCGGATGCGCTCAGGCACGTCAGTACCCTTCGATCAAGGCTGACGGTTGATCCAGTCTGATCTATTGACTTGCAGGTTCTTAAGAAACTACTAGTATCGGTTCGAACCGATAATCTCCACCACGCGGCTCTAGTCGTGTGGATCGAATGTGACTGGGGAGTCTCAAAGATGACGTCGACGAGCGGGTCGTTCAGCGCCTACTTGAACGAGCGGCTGGCTGATCCTGAACTGCGTGCGGGACACGAGGACTATGAGGCGCGGCGCGCAATCGTTGCCGAGCTCGTCAGTCGTCGGAAGGCGCTGGGGCTGTCGCAGTCTCAGGTTGCCCGACGGATGGGCGTGAAGCAGCCGACGGTCTCTGGCTTCGAGAACGAGGACACGGATCCGCGTCTCTCGACCATGCATCGGTACGCTCGGGCTGTCGATGCGTGCATCTCGATGCGGATTCACGCCAGGGATGAAGACGGGGCGTGGGCGCCCGCGGGCTTGTGGAAGGGGTGGCGTCCCAGCGCCACCCCATGCACTCTCGGCAATGTCGCGCCGCCCTACAAGGGCGCGGAGGTCGTCGATCTCGACGCCTACAGGCGGCTAGAGGGCCACCGCAAGGTAGCGGCTAATGCACGTTAGCAGCGACTTGCTACACGTGGGCGCACGAGTCGCTGGGCATGCAAGCCTGCAGGACATTCGAACGTTTCGGATTCACGCCGACTTTGCTGCCTTCCCGACAGCCGACGTGCCCCTGTCGTGGGAGATAGACGAGAACCTCAGCGCAAACGTGGACGACGAGCCGACCTTTGTAATTGACGGCGAGTACGAAGTCCGCATTTTCCAGGAGCTCGAGGACGACGGCGGTAATCGCAAGGACATCGCTGAAGTCAGTCTGAACGTAGGCGCCCTGTATGAGTTGCCTGACGGAGAGACCGGGGCTGGGACCTACGAAGAGGCCGAGGTGGCTGCCTTCACCCACACCACTGCTCGGCTAGCGCTCTACCCATACGTCAGGGCCTTAGTGGCGGACATGACGGTTCGCCTGGGTCTGCCAGGTCTGCTCCTGCCGACAATGCGAGTCCAGATTGCTGCCCCGGCTGAAACATCGGACTGATTCGCCCCTCCTGCTCTCGGCACTCGGCTCGAAGCGCGAGGCGATCGTCAGGGGCGGTCTCTCGTCCTCTGGGCTGAAAATCATGGCGGCATGTTGGGCATGTCTGAACCCGTGAAAGCGAGGACCGGCCCGCAGCGAGCGCCAGCGAGCGAGGACACGGACCGCAGCGTCGGCGAGCGAAGCGAGCCGTCTTGATCCATAAGAGGTCAATTCAGCAGAGCCTGACTCAAGACACTGACTCAAGACACGGAGCGGGACACGGAGCGGGACACGGAGCGGGTCCACGTGTCTTGTAGCGGTTCCGCGGAGCGGGTCCCGGTCATTCGATAGCCGTACCGGTAGCAGCCCCCGTAGTCGGCAGCGCCGGCACCGCGGTCCGTGCGCCGCGCGGTCGGACCACACTGTGACGAGACGCTCTAGGGTTTGGTAACGATTCGGCAACGGTGGTACCGTTCGACGACCTACTGACATCTTAGATGTCAGGCTACCCGAACACGAACGTCAAAGGAGTAGTAATGGCTTCACAGCTTACGAGCGTCCGCTTGGACGATGAGCAGCTTGAGCATCTCCGTCTGCTGGCCGAACTCGATGGATCGAACGTCGCCCAAGTGATCAGAGATGCGATCGTGGCGTACACCGACCGCCAGTTCAACGACCCAGCCTTTGCAGCTCGCGTCGAAGAGGCTAACCAGCGCCGACTGGACCTCGTTCAGA from Microlunatus phosphovorus NM-1 includes:
- a CDS encoding IS4 family transposase, which gives rise to MAGVTREVRSAEERLPDRVSIGVLARSFPAAVLDEVIEAAGVREVRYRRLPARLMMVFTLACWLFMRSGYGLVLSRLADAQALTGGGWGDWQAPGTGSITKAKAKLGAEPFKLLFARTTVPAGTPVTPGVFHAGLRVVTVDGFTLDVPDTAANEGFFGRGGNGSRSQNPYPQLRALVLAESGTRVLLAAAHGPSSTGEQTLAVDLLPALDSGMLVLADRNFASWKLWQAAAGTGAQLCWRMSASFTLPVRQVLDDGTYLSQLNPPSKKDGDPIPVRVVEYSVTTTDTHGVETSELFALATTLLDAQAYPAIELAQLYHARWQAETGIADLKTTIRGGPEVLLRSKTPIMVEQEFWAMLCVYQAIRDLIGYATPAGLDPGRISFKRAFQAAQDSTTRAALSPQPT
- a CDS encoding GTP pyrophosphokinase, whose amino-acid sequence is MSVDPEKGGVVGVIDDFVSQYERQFDYWEALAHTAQGLLEADLASSGVRAIVTSRAKSVDRLIEKLRQRSQNQPYGSVAEIGEDIADLAGARVALYFPGQMEEVERVIRDTLDVRKAKRFPSIEPVPKTAAETDATSQGPSSPGDTDKHRQRFPGYGARHFRVFIPASRLSVGQERYGSAIVEVQVASVLMHAWSEVEHDLVYKPLEGGLSPSEHALLDQLNGLVVAGEIALEQLQKAGDARVAAAATPFRDHYELAEFLRTRLSALGASLTDATLGRVDVLFEYLVEQGVATASSVEPYLDLLERDFERRPVADQLADLMLAGDKSRYDAYLRAMSTSRHASKRRRTTVDSLLADSPETLAVGEFIAAWVLFETLLRDVVGDEGERLAPLPTLAKRLAARKLISPQQFRELEFMRQLRNRVVHGGSKDLPPERLREAAAWLRILTADIDSKAA
- the ispF gene encoding 2-C-methyl-D-erythritol 2,4-cyclodiphosphate synthase — protein: MEQPFRIGSGHDVHGLFAGHTLVLGGVVVPSPSGFDTHSDGDVLSHALVDALAGAIADGDLGTHFPEDDPAAQDARSLDFVGHLAGLVRAAGYEIANVDTFVVLGTTKLRPHLEAMRINLSDALGVDLSQVSVKARSNDGFGDAGTGRACEAWATVLIYPASA
- a CDS encoding XRE family transcriptional regulator, with the translated sequence MDEVYLWPELLDEPTPEQRVESVESELVRVYPDRSSVPRDTWLQLLGTATRSIDVLVFAGTFLANVNPRIADMLAERAAAGVGVRLCWADPTSDAVEIRDREDGLRGTLAHKVRAALTYYRPLTPVAGCEIRLHRVGVYASLFRFDDVLLANPHIWGAPGSANPVLHLRRIEGSTWFDAYRRSFDDVWETAIPIDEAEASPQALAG
- a CDS encoding HAD family hydrolase; protein product: MPRVILWDIDHTLIENSGVSKEIYSTAFELLTGRVPRHAARTNGRTDLAIMEAMLVENGISDVEWVDTADALQRAGAVHRAALAARGAVLPGTVELITALASRPPVVQTVVTGNIRANAEVKLKALGLGDHFDLDVGGYGSDHMERYRLVQIARQRTAAKYGPQYGEPHCAIVVGDTPRDIEAAKRGGAEVLAVASGLYSADELRAAGGLLVVQDLADTSELLRLLDLT
- a CDS encoding helix-turn-helix domain-containing protein; this encodes MAAEATLQTILQLSETARFGVEARARSGRPFVLLRCPAGLSLVTGDVAALDALATAVMDARAALLTACGQVWRCGEDSPDVLQRRYTALGLGWRDPIEEESPGREEPTRRMPGEPPDGISDWLSVEEASELSGVAVTTLKNGEWRRAHGLVADKDSRHRLTFRREDVVALGPPRGRGRPAA
- a CDS encoding FtsK/SpoIIIE domain-containing protein, translated to MTTPVASWGGSVITGIRWIVRGLRTGLGEVWWWIGGGLRFVRRAPARALAWTAGTVYGYLHQTWLLLTALVVAVVPALWARCWPTSYLRLVVHPAWRRRIRRSLRRTWPMLMERSGLGRRVIGKDGTELHTPALGRSRWEDPDVLVVTPQLMVGQTVEDLVAVSERLRTTVGSRQIRIIPNDTHTGCTVRFLFADPLAAVVEARFPSPNLAATITTAEMGVTEDGQPWRVPIPVSTLTAGCTGSGKASAMWMLLLNLAPAIRSGLVQVYGVDLKGGMELGLGTRLFTRYATTPDQAVVLLEDAVQAMTARAATLAGHARSHTPSTAAPLVLVLIDELAMLTSYLSNQRELFQRADKALRALLGLGRAPGFVVWGFLQDPRKDTVPQRHMFTQTIALRLREREEVAMVLSDGAVAAGAACHKIPRTTPGVGYALTEDGDVTRVRCAFVPDDMIRALAAHFRAPVQIPIHAPELAPDAAPKSRTRTARSRS